In one window of Macadamia integrifolia cultivar HAES 741 chromosome 2, SCU_Mint_v3, whole genome shotgun sequence DNA:
- the LOC122072072 gene encoding uncharacterized protein LOC122072072, giving the protein MFPSVPLSSSPSSPRMKEIWKLSETEIPGEFVGKQQRIPAFSEDEEEEELLLAGFSVEEETLMEVMKILEEEITNPGYANNGNTTANPLSSPFVTINGNEESCGPSFSDSSSTVMASVDIGSISSSYFMGPTNGFRWPEVREVSVSSISGGGINIECDCEVGDSEDEWLDRVLNGAPFEFDQEWSHDPPHSGF; this is encoded by the coding sequence ATGTTTCCTTctgttcctctctcttcttccccctcctccCCTAGAATGAAAGAGATTTGGAAATTGTCTGAGACTGAAATCCCCGGCGAATTCGTTGGGAAACAGCAACGAATTCCGGCGTTCTCtgaggacgaggaggaggaggagctgTTGTTGGCAGGGTTTTCTGTCGAAGAAGAGACGCTGATGGAGGTGATGAAGATACTGGAGGAGGAGATAACCAACCCTGGTTATGCTAATAATGGCAACACGACTGCAAACCCTTTATCGTCGCCGTTCGTGACTATCAACGGCAACGAAGAGAGCTGTGGACCCTCATTCTCTGATTCGTCTTCGACTGTGATGGCGAGTGTCGATATAGGTAGTATCAGCAGCTCATACTTCATGGGCCCAACCAATGGGTTCCGGTGGCCGGAAGTTAGAGAGGTTTCTGTTTCTTCCATTTCCGGCGGTGGGATCAACATTGAGTGTGATTGTGAAGTCGGAGACAGTGAGGATGAGTGGTTGGATCGTGTCCTTAATGGAGCTCCTTTTGAGTTTGATCAGGAGTGGTCTCACGACCCTCCTCATtctgggttttag
- the LOC122067901 gene encoding 26S proteasome non-ATPase regulatory subunit 11 homolog, with product MSSSYLPATTESLTQATEAKDSSEAISILHRILDNPSSSSEALRIKELALSNLTDLLKQEKRALELQSLLTQLRPFFALIPKAKTAKIVRGIIDAVAEIPGTSDLQISLCEETVAWTRAEKRTFLRQRVEAKLAGLLTDKGDFEKALRLLSGLIKEVRRLDDKLLLVDIELLESKLHFSLKNLPKAKAALTAARTAANAIYVPPAQQGTIDLQSGILHAEEKDYKTAYSYFFEAFEAFNALGDSRAVFSLKYMLLCKIMVNQADDVAGLISSKAGLQYLGPELDAMKAVADAHSKRSLKFFEIALRDYKAQLEEDPIVHRHLSSLYDTLMEQNLCRLIEPYSRVEIVHVAELIELPVDHVEKKLSQMILDKKFAGTLDQGAGCLIIFDDPKTDAIFPATLETISNIGKVVDSLYVRSAKIMA from the coding sequence ATGTCGTCATCATATCTCCCAGCAACAACTGAGTCATTAACTCAGGCTACAGAAGCCAAAGACTCATCTGAAGCCATCTCTATCCTTCATCGCATACTTGACAacccatcatcttcttcagaaGCCCTCCGCATAAAAGAACTGGCACTGTCAAATTTGACCGATCTTCTCAAACAAGAGAAAAGGGCTCTGGAGCTACAAAGCCTTCTCACCCAATTGAGACCCTTCTTTGCATTAATCCCCAAGGCGAAAACTGCGAAGATTGTTAGGGGCATAATTGATGCAGTAGCCGAAATACCTGGAACATCTGATCTCCAAATATCTCTCTGTGAAGAAACAGTGGCTTGGACCCGTGCTGAGAAGCGTACATTCCTGAGACAGCGGGTGGAGGCTAAGCTTGCAGGTCTTTTGACAGACAAGGGGGACTTTGAGAAAGCCTTGAGGCTTCTCTCTGGCCTTATCAAGGAAGTGAGGAGATTAGATGACAAGCTTCTTCTTGTGGATATAGAACTTCTAGAGAGTaagcttcatttttctttgaaaaatctGCCCAAGGCTAAGGCTGCACTGACAGCTGCAAGGACAGCTGCAAATGCCATCTATGTGCCTCCAGCTCAACAAGGAACCATAGATTTGCAGAGTGGTATTCTCCATGCCGAAGAGAAGGACTATAAGACTGCTTACAGCTACTTCTTTGAAGCATTTGAAGCCTTTAATGCTCTTGGGGATTCCCGTGCAGTCTTCAGTCTCAAGTACATGTTATTGTGCAAGATCATGGTGAATCAGGCTGATGATGTGGCCGGGTTAATATCTTCCAAAGCTGGCCTGCAGTACTTGGGACCAGAACTGGATGCTATGAAAGCTGTGGCTGATGCTCATTCAAAACGTTCCTTAAAATTCTTTGAGATTGCACTCCGTGATTATAAGGCTCAATTAGAGGAAGACCCCATTGTCCACAGACACCTATCTTCATTATATGATACACTCATGGAGCAAAATCTCTGTAGGCTGATTGAGCCTTACTCTAGGGTTGAGATTGTTCATGTTGCTGAGCTGATTGAGCTGCCAGTTGATCATGTGGAGAAGAAGTTGTCTCAGATGATTCTGGACAAGAAGTTTGCAGGGACTTTGGATCAGGGTGCTGGTTGCCTCATCATTTTTGATGATCCCAAGACTGATGCGATCTTCCCGGCAACACTGGAAACCATTTCCAACATTGGCAAGGTTGTGGACAGCCTCTATGTTAGGTCTGCCAAGATAATGGCATAG